The following coding sequences are from one Desulfosporosinus orientis DSM 765 window:
- the hisG gene encoding ATP phosphoribosyltransferase, with amino-acid sequence MDNDFLTIALPKGKLLIDSIQLLSRVGIECSHVNEDSRKLFFDLPESNAKIIICRPTDIPTYVEYGAADLGFVGKDTLLEENKDVAELLDLKFGYCRFVVAMLEASVPPKLPSGEYDLTGLNHQRVATKFPRVTESFFSRIGMQVTPIKLHGNMELAPCVGLSEMIVDIVSTGKTLRENHLVEVAPILEATTRLIANRVAYRMKYERIRDLVQSLRECLQREVRV; translated from the coding sequence GTGGATAACGATTTTCTGACCATTGCCTTACCAAAGGGTAAGTTATTAATTGACTCCATTCAATTGTTGAGTCGAGTTGGGATCGAGTGCAGTCATGTCAATGAAGATTCACGGAAGCTTTTTTTTGATCTTCCGGAAAGCAACGCTAAAATTATTATTTGTCGTCCTACGGATATTCCCACCTATGTAGAATATGGAGCAGCTGACCTGGGTTTTGTAGGGAAAGATACTTTGCTGGAAGAAAACAAGGATGTGGCAGAACTGCTGGACTTGAAATTTGGTTATTGCCGTTTTGTCGTTGCCATGTTAGAAGCAAGTGTCCCGCCGAAACTTCCCAGCGGTGAATACGATTTGACGGGGCTTAATCATCAGCGGGTTGCCACGAAATTTCCTCGGGTAACAGAATCCTTTTTCAGCAGGATCGGCATGCAGGTCACCCCTATTAAACTCCATGGTAATATGGAACTTGCTCCCTGTGTGGGCTTGTCTGAAATGATTGTGGATATCGTTTCAACGGGAAAAACTCTTAGAGAGAACCATTTAGTTGAAGTGGCACCAATTCTTGAAGCGACGACCCGTTTAATTGCCAATCGTGTTGCTTATCGTATGAAATATGAACGGATTCGTGATTTAGTGCAGAGTTTGCGTGAATGTCTGCAAAGGGAAGTTAGGGTTTAA